A genome region from Sphingobium sp. WTD-1 includes the following:
- the cobT gene encoding nicotinate-nucleotide--dimethylbenzimidazole phosphoribosyltransferase yields MSFASITDFENALANLPPAEELASTAARARQAELTKPLGALGRLEDVAIFMASWQGRAVPRLKRARAAIFAGNHGFTVHGVSAYPAAVTAQMVANFAAGGAAINALAGVAGLELAVRSIDLDQPTADFTVAPAMTEAECLTALSIGAAAAEEDLDLLVVGEMGIGNSTAAAALSARSFGGAVRDWVGPGTGVDGEGIARKIATIDRALAFHADAPDGAFETLRRLGGRELAAIAGAVLRARQLGVPVLLDGFISCAAIAPLVAQVPAFADHCLAGHCSAEPGHGLLLERMGLEPLLRLDMRLGEGSGAAVAANIVRAAVAAHSGMATFAEAAVSTAT; encoded by the coding sequence ATGAGCTTCGCCTCGATCACCGATTTCGAAAATGCCCTGGCCAACCTGCCGCCGGCCGAGGAACTGGCCAGTACGGCTGCACGCGCGCGGCAGGCCGAACTGACCAAGCCATTGGGGGCGCTCGGCCGGTTGGAGGATGTCGCGATCTTCATGGCAAGCTGGCAGGGGCGCGCGGTGCCGCGCCTGAAGCGTGCCCGTGCCGCGATCTTTGCCGGCAATCATGGCTTCACCGTCCATGGCGTCAGCGCCTATCCCGCCGCCGTGACCGCGCAGATGGTCGCCAATTTCGCTGCTGGCGGCGCGGCGATCAACGCGCTGGCCGGTGTTGCCGGGCTGGAACTGGCGGTGCGATCAATCGATCTGGACCAGCCAACGGCGGACTTCACCGTCGCGCCCGCCATGACCGAGGCGGAGTGCCTGACCGCGCTGTCGATCGGCGCGGCGGCGGCCGAAGAGGATCTGGACCTGCTGGTCGTGGGCGAAATGGGGATCGGCAATTCGACCGCCGCCGCCGCCCTGAGCGCCCGCAGCTTTGGCGGTGCGGTGCGTGACTGGGTTGGTCCCGGCACGGGCGTCGATGGCGAGGGGATCGCGCGCAAGATCGCGACGATCGATCGGGCACTCGCCTTCCATGCCGATGCGCCGGACGGTGCCTTTGAAACGCTGCGCCGGCTGGGCGGACGCGAACTGGCGGCGATTGCCGGCGCGGTGCTGCGGGCCCGCCAACTGGGCGTGCCGGTGCTGCTCGACGGTTTCATCAGTTGCGCCGCGATCGCGCCGCTGGTGGCGCAGGTGCCGGCCTTTGCCGACCATTGCCTGGCCGGCCATTGCTCGGCCGAGCCTGGCCATGGCCTGCTGCTGGAGCGGATGGGCCTTGAACCGCTGCTGCGCCTCGACATGCGATTGGGGGAAGGCAGCGGCGCGGCGGTGGCGGCCAATATCGTCCGTGCGGCCGTAGCCGCGCATAGCGGTATGGCGACCTTTGCCGAGGCGGCGGTGTCGACCGCGACATGA
- the cbiB gene encoding adenosylcobinamide-phosphate synthase CbiB, which translates to MADPVALLALALDAAAGWPAALYRRVGHPVGGFARLIDHCAARWNDPAHGAFARKMGGMATVLLLLSVAGGGGWLVQYLLRFWLPEPWSWLLIGLLAYPALALRSLYSHVRAVHRALAADDLSDAREAVGMIVGRDTQSLDESGVTRAAIESLAESFCDGVVAPFFWLLLLGLPGVWAYKAVNTADSMIGHREAPWGPFGWAAARTDDLMNLIPARLAGCLLCLAGGGGWRVMWRDARNHASPNAGWPEAAMAGALDLRLAGPIRYDGVRHDKPWIGSGRMEADPLDLRWALAIYVQACLLLWLVAGLQALFAGDMI; encoded by the coding sequence ATGGCTGATCCGGTTGCCTTGCTGGCGCTCGCGCTCGACGCAGCGGCCGGCTGGCCGGCGGCGCTCTATCGCCGGGTCGGCCATCCGGTCGGCGGCTTTGCGCGGCTTATCGATCATTGTGCTGCGCGCTGGAATGATCCGGCGCATGGCGCTTTCGCCCGGAAAATGGGCGGAATGGCGACGGTGTTGCTGTTGCTGTCGGTGGCGGGCGGTGGCGGATGGCTGGTCCAGTATCTGCTCCGCTTCTGGCTGCCCGAACCATGGAGTTGGCTGTTGATCGGCCTGCTGGCCTATCCGGCGCTGGCGCTGCGCAGCCTCTATAGCCATGTCCGCGCCGTCCATCGCGCGCTGGCGGCCGATGATCTGTCGGACGCGCGCGAGGCGGTCGGCATGATCGTCGGCCGCGATACGCAATCGCTCGATGAAAGCGGCGTCACCCGCGCCGCGATCGAGAGTCTGGCGGAAAGCTTCTGCGACGGCGTCGTCGCGCCCTTCTTCTGGCTGCTGCTGCTGGGTCTGCCGGGCGTCTGGGCCTATAAGGCGGTCAACACGGCCGACAGCATGATAGGTCATCGCGAAGCCCCCTGGGGGCCGTTCGGCTGGGCGGCGGCGCGCACCGACGATCTGATGAACCTGATCCCGGCGCGGCTGGCCGGTTGCCTGCTCTGTCTGGCCGGGGGTGGCGGCTGGCGGGTGATGTGGCGTGACGCGCGCAACCATGCCTCGCCCAATGCCGGCTGGCCTGAAGCGGCAATGGCAGGCGCGCTCGACCTGCGGCTGGCCGGGCCGATCCGCTATGATGGCGTGCGCCATGACAAGCCCTGGATCGGCAGCGGGCGGATGGAGGCCGATCCGCTCGACCTGCGCTGGGCGCTGGCCATCTATGTTCAGGCCTGCCTGCTGCTCTGGCTGGTGGCCGGGCTGCAGGCGCTATTTGCTGGAGACATGATATGA
- a CDS encoding threonine-phosphate decarboxylase translates to MTTRWTWHGGGVAAASAHFGGAPESWLDLSTGINPHAWPGAAEQAIDWRALPDEQGLRALEQAAADHFGVAADHVCALPGTEVGLRLVGTLLDGLVRHASPAYRTHGVMVPGAAPVDLDHLDHADGQTLILANPNNPDGRILGVADLLTLLDRRGSDGWLVVDEAFADGHPGISLAPFLADDRRLMLLRSFGKFFGLAGLRLGFLVAPRAIIARVRDRLGAWPVSAAAIAIGTAAYRNTAWIEAMRNQLQREAQALDALLLRCGYQPIGQSPLFRLIETPHAMALFERLAGQAILTRPFDAQPHWLRIGLPTDAMGLARLERALRHG, encoded by the coding sequence ATGACGACACGCTGGACTTGGCATGGCGGCGGCGTGGCGGCGGCGAGCGCGCATTTCGGCGGCGCGCCCGAAAGCTGGCTCGACTTATCCACAGGCATTAATCCCCATGCCTGGCCCGGCGCGGCCGAGCAGGCGATCGACTGGCGCGCCTTGCCCGACGAGCAGGGACTGCGCGCGCTCGAACAGGCGGCGGCCGATCATTTCGGCGTCGCGGCCGATCATGTCTGCGCGCTGCCGGGGACGGAGGTTGGCTTGCGCCTCGTTGGCACTTTGCTCGACGGTTTGGTCCGCCATGCCAGCCCGGCCTATCGCACCCATGGCGTCATGGTGCCCGGCGCCGCGCCGGTCGATCTCGACCATCTGGACCATGCGGATGGGCAGACGCTGATCCTCGCCAATCCCAATAATCCCGACGGGCGCATCCTTGGCGTGGCCGATCTGCTGACCCTGCTCGACCGGCGCGGGTCGGATGGCTGGCTGGTGGTGGACGAGGCCTTTGCCGATGGCCATCCCGGCATCAGCCTGGCGCCCTTCCTGGCCGACGATCGTCGCCTCATGCTGTTGCGCTCCTTCGGCAAGTTTTTCGGGCTTGCCGGCCTGCGCCTCGGCTTTCTGGTGGCGCCGCGCGCGATCATCGCGCGGGTGCGGGACAGGCTGGGTGCCTGGCCTGTGTCGGCCGCCGCCATTGCCATCGGTACGGCGGCCTATCGCAATACCGCTTGGATAGAAGCGATGCGCAATCAACTCCAGCGGGAGGCGCAGGCGCTCGACGCGCTGCTGTTGCGCTGCGGTTATCAACCGATCGGCCAAAGCCCGCTCTTTCGCCTGATCGAAACGCCCCATGCCATGGCCCTGTTCGAGCGGCTGGCAGGGCAGGCGATTTTGACCCGGCCGTTCGATGCCCAGCCGCACTGGCTGCGCATCGGCCTGCCGACCGACGCGATGGGCCTGGCCCGACTGGAACGGGCGCTGCGCCATGGCTGA
- a CDS encoding ABC transporter substrate-binding protein: MRIFAPIGPGKGMIALLIALIGGATLWAATARQPANAGKRPQRIVSLNLCADQLLVALADRDQIAGLTHNAGDRQMSAVAAVTKGLPILDGSAEQILATNPDLVIGMPARRNPAIAILKAQHYPAVDLKSADSYADIVTSIRTVAQAIGHADRGEAMIARMDRELAALPRAPKPKVAAYYQRRGYMTGTGTLVDDLMTRAGLRNLAADLGKPAIAQVSLEEMVAARPDYLIVESATDRITDQGTEMLHHPVLRDIARISLPQAWTVCGGPAYVQAARALSQAVSAR, from the coding sequence ATGCGGATATTTGCGCCCATCGGCCCCGGTAAGGGGATGATCGCCCTGCTGATCGCCCTCATCGGTGGCGCCACATTATGGGCGGCCACCGCGCGCCAGCCTGCTAATGCAGGCAAACGTCCGCAACGGATCGTGTCACTCAACCTGTGCGCCGACCAGTTGCTGGTCGCGCTGGCCGATCGCGACCAGATTGCCGGCCTGACCCATAACGCCGGCGATCGACAGATGTCGGCGGTGGCTGCCGTAACGAAGGGCCTGCCCATCCTCGACGGATCGGCCGAGCAGATTTTGGCGACCAACCCCGATCTGGTGATCGGCATGCCGGCGCGGCGCAATCCGGCGATCGCGATCCTCAAGGCCCAGCATTATCCCGCCGTCGACCTCAAAAGCGCGGACAGCTATGCCGATATCGTCACCTCGATCCGCACGGTGGCGCAGGCGATCGGCCATGCCGACCGCGGCGAAGCGATGATCGCGCGGATGGACCGGGAACTCGCCGCCCTGCCCCGCGCACCCAAGCCCAAAGTCGCGGCCTATTATCAGCGGCGCGGCTACATGACCGGCACCGGCACGCTGGTCGACGACCTGATGACGCGGGCGGGCCTGCGCAACCTGGCCGCCGACCTTGGCAAGCCGGCGATCGCGCAGGTCAGCCTGGAGGAGATGGTCGCGGCCCGACCGGATTATCTGATCGTCGAGAGCGCGACCGACCGCATCACCGACCAGGGCACCGAAATGCTGCACCATCCCGTGCTGCGCGACATAGCGCGCATCAGCCTGCCCCAGGCCTGGACCGTGTGCGGCGGACCGGCCTATGTGCAGGCAGCCCGCGCCCTCTCCCAGGCCGTCAGCGCCCGCTGA
- the cobU gene encoding bifunctional adenosylcobinamide kinase/adenosylcobinamide-phosphate guanylyltransferase produces MTSSLLVLGGARSGKSRHAQVAAEALPGARVFIATAEIWDTEMADRIARHRADRGPEWETVEAPIDLPGAIAAARGKTVLVDCLTLWASNLLLAEKDGEAAADALCAAILAHDRAIILVANEVGLGIVPDNALARRFRDLAGTLNQRVAAVADRVVFVAAGLPLALKG; encoded by the coding sequence ATGACAAGCAGCCTGCTGGTGCTGGGCGGCGCGCGATCGGGCAAGAGCCGCCATGCCCAGGTAGCGGCCGAAGCACTGCCCGGCGCGCGCGTCTTCATCGCCACGGCCGAGATTTGGGACACGGAAATGGCCGACCGGATTGCGCGGCACCGGGCCGATCGCGGGCCGGAATGGGAAACAGTGGAGGCGCCGATCGACCTGCCGGGCGCGATCGCGGCGGCGCGGGGCAAGACCGTGCTGGTCGATTGCCTGACATTGTGGGCCAGCAACCTGCTGCTGGCGGAAAAGGATGGGGAAGCTGCGGCGGACGCGCTCTGTGCCGCGATCCTGGCCCATGACAGGGCGATCATCCTGGTCGCCAATGAAGTGGGGCTGGGCATCGTGCCCGACAATGCGCTGGCGCGGCGCTTTCGCGATCTGGCCGGCACGTTGAACCAGCGGGTCGCGGCGGTGGCGGATCGGGTCGTTTTCGTCGCGGCGGGCCTGCCGCTCGCGCTCAAGGGATGA
- a CDS encoding DUF1636 domain-containing protein: MLRPVEPGPAIVTCNTCRHSATMRDDGEGVRGGARLAEALRSVQASDPRYAAVAVQDMPCLFACQDHCTVHLRAPGKVGYVMGRFTPDADAARAILDYAIAYAASEHGRVAFREWPEGVKGHFITRTPPEGFVVE, from the coding sequence ATGCTCCGCCCCGTCGAACCCGGCCCCGCCATCGTCACCTGCAATACCTGCCGTCATTCGGCGACGATGCGAGACGATGGGGAGGGCGTGCGCGGCGGGGCACGGCTGGCGGAGGCGCTGCGCAGCGTGCAGGCCTCCGACCCGCGCTATGCCGCCGTCGCGGTGCAGGACATGCCCTGCCTGTTCGCCTGCCAGGATCATTGCACCGTCCATCTGCGCGCGCCGGGCAAGGTCGGCTATGTAATGGGGCGGTTCACACCGGATGCCGATGCGGCGCGCGCGATCCTCGATTATGCCATTGCCTATGCCGCCAGCGAGCATGGCCGCGTCGCCTTTCGCGAATGGCCCGAAGGCGTGAAGGGCCATTTCATCACCCGTACCCCGCCGGAAGGATTTGTCGTCGAATGA
- a CDS encoding TonB-dependent receptor: MFKYLTFCSFLLSTTAFAEEAQQAPPPDAAADAGASSILVTATRLATPVDQVPASVTVLDKAAIDRAQDLGVTELLLRTPGVSISRNGGYGTATSLRIRGAESDQTVVVIDGVKLNDPSSAGGGYNFANLLAGDASRIEVLRGPQSTLWGSQAIGGVVNVVTAMPEKALEGSFDIEAGSRDTVSARAALGGKTGPVSWRIGGQSFTTEGISAISPAFGGKEKDGYTNRSVTGRVEVALADGISADLRGYYSDGRVDFDATSADSPAYGTNREFVGYAGLNVALFDGRFRNRFGYGYTDTDRDNYDPRNPRKQTFDAAGRNQRLEYQGSFAIADGWTALFGVENENSRFRSVSPSASLSVPIPDPARGKAEITSVYGQLNAQPITGLTLTGGLRYDDHNRYGGRTLFSAGGVWALPTGTVLRASYGEGFKAPTLYQLFSEYGNQALDPERAHGWEAGAEQRFFGEKLRLGATWFDRTTTDQIIYNSCSSSSTDPLCFTPGTTTRRYGYYLNVARAKAHGIEAQVAVEPVKGLTIDGNYSWTVAEDRSEGTANEGNWLPRRPRNSANGAISYAWPFGLTTGAALRWSGHSYDNAANTTRLDDYTLVDLRAEYAFTPALRLFARVENLFDENYMTAYRYGTLGRSIYAGFRGRF, encoded by the coding sequence ATGTTCAAATATCTGACTTTCTGTTCTTTCCTTCTCTCCACCACCGCTTTCGCCGAAGAGGCGCAGCAGGCGCCACCGCCCGATGCCGCCGCCGATGCCGGCGCATCCTCGATCCTCGTCACCGCGACCCGCCTCGCCACGCCGGTCGATCAGGTGCCGGCCTCCGTCACCGTGCTCGACAAGGCAGCGATCGACCGAGCACAGGATCTGGGCGTCACCGAATTGCTGCTGCGCACGCCCGGAGTCAGCATCTCGCGCAATGGCGGCTATGGCACGGCGACGTCGCTGCGCATCCGCGGCGCGGAATCCGACCAGACCGTGGTGGTGATCGACGGCGTGAAGCTCAACGATCCCTCTTCGGCCGGCGGCGGCTATAATTTCGCAAACCTGCTGGCCGGCGATGCCTCGCGCATAGAAGTGCTGCGCGGTCCCCAGTCGACCCTGTGGGGCAGCCAGGCGATCGGCGGCGTCGTCAATGTCGTCACCGCCATGCCCGAAAAGGCGCTGGAGGGCAGCTTCGACATCGAGGCGGGGTCGCGCGACACGGTCAGCGCCCGCGCGGCGCTGGGCGGCAAGACGGGGCCTGTCAGCTGGCGGATTGGCGGCCAGAGTTTCACCACCGAGGGCATTTCGGCGATCAGCCCGGCCTTTGGCGGCAAGGAGAAGGACGGCTACACCAACCGCAGCGTCACCGGCCGGGTCGAGGTTGCGCTGGCGGATGGGATCAGCGCGGACCTGCGCGGTTATTATTCCGATGGCCGTGTCGATTTCGACGCGACCAGCGCGGACAGTCCGGCCTATGGCACTAATCGCGAATTTGTCGGCTATGCCGGCCTCAATGTGGCGCTGTTCGATGGCCGGTTCCGCAACCGTTTCGGCTATGGTTATACCGACACCGATCGCGACAATTACGACCCGCGCAACCCGCGCAAGCAGACGTTCGACGCAGCCGGGCGCAACCAGCGGCTGGAATATCAGGGCAGCTTCGCGATCGCCGACGGCTGGACCGCGCTGTTCGGGGTGGAGAATGAGAATAGCCGCTTCCGCAGCGTGTCGCCTTCGGCGTCGCTTTCGGTCCCGATTCCCGATCCGGCCCGCGGCAAGGCGGAGATCACCAGCGTCTATGGCCAGCTCAATGCCCAGCCGATTACGGGCCTGACCCTGACCGGCGGGCTGCGCTATGACGATCATAACCGCTACGGCGGCCGCACCCTCTTTTCCGCCGGTGGCGTCTGGGCGCTGCCGACCGGGACGGTGCTGCGCGCCAGCTATGGCGAGGGGTTCAAGGCGCCGACCCTCTATCAGCTCTTTTCCGAATATGGGAACCAGGCGCTTGATCCCGAACGCGCCCATGGCTGGGAAGCTGGCGCGGAGCAGCGTTTCTTTGGCGAGAAACTGCGACTGGGCGCGACCTGGTTCGATCGGACCACGACCGACCAGATCATCTATAACAGCTGTTCGTCCAGCTCGACCGATCCGCTCTGCTTCACGCCCGGCACCACCACCCGCCGCTATGGCTATTATCTCAATGTCGCGCGCGCCAAGGCGCATGGCATAGAGGCGCAGGTGGCGGTCGAACCGGTCAAGGGGCTGACCATCGACGGCAATTATAGCTGGACCGTGGCGGAGGATCGTTCGGAAGGGACCGCGAACGAAGGCAATTGGCTGCCGCGCCGGCCGCGCAACAGCGCCAATGGCGCGATCAGCTATGCCTGGCCCTTCGGCCTCACCACCGGCGCGGCGCTGCGCTGGTCCGGCCACAGCTATGACAATGCGGCCAACACGACGCGGCTGGACGATTATACGCTGGTCGACCTGCGCGCCGAATATGCGTTCACCCCGGCGTTGCGCCTGTTCGCTCGCGTCGAAAATCTCTTCGACGAGAATTATATGACGGCCTATCGCTATGGCACGCTCGGCCGGAGCATCTATGCCGGCTTCCGGGGGCGCTTCTGA
- a CDS encoding acyl-CoA thioesterase → MASSFTKQFTARPEHIDVLGHVNNAVWVQWMEQLSVEHWMTDADPAHVDAYIWVVTRHEVDYRGNVTEGDVVSGRTWIPEGPRGARFDRLIEFTGPDGKVKVSAKSTWAMIDKESGRLMRVPAEVAANFIEG, encoded by the coding sequence ATGGCGTCGAGCTTCACCAAGCAGTTCACCGCACGGCCCGAGCATATCGATGTGCTGGGCCATGTGAACAATGCGGTGTGGGTGCAGTGGATGGAGCAATTGTCGGTCGAACATTGGATGACCGATGCCGACCCCGCTCATGTCGATGCCTATATCTGGGTGGTGACCCGGCATGAGGTCGATTATCGCGGTAATGTGACCGAGGGCGATGTCGTGTCGGGCCGCACCTGGATACCGGAAGGGCCGCGCGGCGCGCGGTTCGACCGGCTGATCGAGTTCACCGGACCGGACGGCAAGGTGAAGGTGTCGGCCAAATCCACCTGGGCGATGATCGACAAGGAAAGCGGCCGGCTGATGCGGGTGCCGGCCGAAGTCGCCGCCAACTTCATCGAGGGCTGA
- a CDS encoding adenosylcobinamide-GDP ribazoletransferase: MKGLVLAIQFLTRLPMPKVTANETDFARSVRWFPAVGAIVGLSVMFAVNLAVRIDPWIGALAGLLCWVGVTGALHLDGLGDIADACGAVHKGRDRLLAVLADPHVGSFGVVAIGLQLIAKLLLLHALAERAMMLPLLLIPFAARIGPLLWARMLPPLHAGLGARFADAVKTIHIALWISLLIIVSWWLPALLAAPLLMLVWGLWLKRRLGGISGDGHGAGIELVESGLLFVVLITSGTT; the protein is encoded by the coding sequence ATGAAGGGGCTGGTCCTTGCCATCCAGTTTCTCACCCGCCTGCCGATGCCGAAGGTGACAGCGAACGAGACAGACTTCGCACGGTCGGTCCGATGGTTTCCGGCGGTCGGCGCGATTGTCGGTCTATCTGTCATGTTCGCTGTCAATCTTGCTGTTCGCATCGATCCCTGGATCGGGGCGCTGGCCGGGCTGCTCTGCTGGGTCGGCGTGACCGGGGCGCTGCATCTCGACGGGTTGGGGGACATCGCCGACGCCTGCGGCGCGGTGCATAAAGGGCGCGACCGGCTGCTGGCGGTGCTGGCCGACCCGCATGTCGGCAGTTTCGGCGTGGTGGCGATCGGCCTGCAACTGATCGCCAAGCTGTTGCTGCTCCATGCCTTGGCGGAACGGGCTATGATGCTGCCGCTGCTGCTCATTCCCTTTGCCGCGCGGATCGGGCCGTTGCTGTGGGCGCGGATGCTGCCGCCGCTGCATGCCGGGCTGGGCGCGCGCTTTGCCGATGCCGTCAAAACAATCCACATCGCCCTGTGGATAAGTCTGTTGATAATCGTATCCTGGTGGTTGCCAGCCCTGCTCGCAGCGCCGCTGTTGATGCTGGTCTGGGGCCTGTGGCTGAAGCGCAGGCTGGGCGGCATTTCCGGCGATGGCCATGGCGCCGGTATCGAACTGGTTGAAAGCGGGCTGCTTTTCGTCGTCCTGATCACGAGCGGCACGACATGA
- a CDS encoding histidine phosphatase family protein translates to MMGMPLHLLRHGAPETPGLLLGRTDSVPTRAGIDACLAQAEGLEIEMIVTSDLQRARQAATAIGERAGLPVWVDPRWRELDFGIWDGLAPADVDPEALARFWQDPDGFAPPGSEGWTALLGRIADAVEDLPRVPTLVLTHGGAMRAALAHLCGFSVQQSWSFGLPYAALLSLERWTGEPPLARITGLRP, encoded by the coding sequence ATGATGGGCATGCCGCTCCATCTGCTGCGGCATGGCGCGCCCGAGACGCCCGGCCTGTTGCTGGGGCGGACCGACAGCGTGCCGACGCGCGCGGGCATCGATGCCTGTCTGGCGCAGGCGGAGGGGCTGGAGATCGAGATGATCGTGACGTCCGACCTGCAGCGCGCCCGGCAGGCGGCAACCGCGATCGGCGAGCGCGCCGGTTTGCCGGTGTGGGTCGATCCGCGCTGGCGGGAACTGGATTTCGGCATCTGGGATGGCCTGGCCCCGGCCGATGTCGATCCCGAGGCGCTTGCTCGTTTCTGGCAGGATCCCGATGGCTTCGCGCCGCCGGGCAGCGAGGGATGGACGGCATTGCTGGGGCGGATCGCCGATGCGGTCGAGGATCTGCCGCGCGTGCCCACATTGGTACTGACCCATGGCGGGGCGATGCGCGCGGCGCTGGCCCATCTGTGCGGGTTCAGCGTGCAGCAGAGCTGGAGCTTCGGCCTGCCCTATGCCGCCTTGCTGTCGCTGGAACGCTGGACCGGGGAGCCGCCGCTTGCCCGTATCACGGGCCTGCGCCCATGA